The DNA sequence ACAGCAGTACTGGCGGAGACACTGGGATCTTTAGGATCCACATTAATTGTAGACCCCAAAGCATACAACATTACCGGGATTGAAATTAATTGCAATCACCTGAAAGGTGTACGGAGCGGATACGTTTTCGGAACAGCAACGATTATTAAAGCGGGAAGAACAATGCACGTTTGGAACATCGATGTAAAAAATGAGGCAGAAGAATTGGTTGCGGTTTGTCGTTTAACAGTTTTGATTTTACCGGTAACGAAATAAGCGGATGACCCTCGATTTGATTCGTCACTTAAACAATCT is a window from the Flavobacteriales bacterium genome containing:
- a CDS encoding hotdog fold thioesterase, producing MLKQVDLAQLNAMNRNTIMEVLGIEYTQLSETSISAKMPVDHRTHQPVGLLHGGATAVLAETLGSLGSTLIVDPKAYNITGIEINCNHLKGVRSGYVFGTATIIKAGRTMHVWNIDVKNEAEELVAVCRLTVLILPVTK